A single genomic interval of Pseudomonas sp. FeN3W harbors:
- a CDS encoding response regulator, translating into MPASKNISVLFIEDSPHDAELAQLALERSGYTLHTELVYSHAGVVEALQRRAFDLILADFILPGFSGSQALQEARRLAPQTPFIFLSGVFGEEHAVNMMRSGAVDYVLKQNLGFLPKAVERALAEVDERRRRLQAEQALREVEVRARLAIDAARLGMWDYEPQSGTLIWDQRCRAMLGIGAQDPVDMPLFERLCHPEDRERIREEIARAIAGEDGGEYCITYRVLFDDDSLRWMETRGQAFFEGEQCSRFVGVMMDITEQQLATQTLRQMNETLGERVQERTRERDRTWELSRDLLAVTHLDMMPVALNPIWEDAFGWPLEQLMQHPLSWLVHPDDLQATQEENARVGQGKVTNRFVNRMRHRDGSYRWLSWSVVADDGRIYSAARDITSEIAAVDKLAEANRELRAQIQERERVEATLQQMQRLEAVGQLTAGVAHDFNNLLTVILTSASFLQSDLEQGAPAERSLRRLQYIRESGERGATLTSQLLAFARRQQLTPAAIDLNDTLVSLLSLLKSTLGGSVSIETDTQANIWHALVDPTQIEMIILNLAINARDAMGDSGRLTLGTRNVVVSEAALRAEDPGPGEYVVLSVTDTGTGMSEEVLSKAFEPFFTTKEVGKGSGLGLAQVFGFAKQSGGGARIESREGVGTTVKVFLPRTAAPQQQEPTVAVSAGSREDNAQHSILLVDDDPSVREVTALMLQDLGFAVTEADSGDHALQLLAGDIEVDLLLADFAMPGMNGGELARAVRMRHPELPVIFVTGYAELCELGLAGYSIIQKPFREEQLANKIYLALKEGSLTDG; encoded by the coding sequence ATGCCAGCGTCAAAGAACATCAGCGTCCTGTTCATCGAGGACAGCCCGCACGACGCCGAACTCGCCCAGCTGGCGCTGGAGCGCAGTGGCTACACCCTGCACACCGAACTGGTCTACAGCCATGCCGGCGTGGTGGAAGCACTGCAGCGGCGCGCCTTCGACCTGATCCTGGCGGACTTCATTCTGCCAGGCTTCTCCGGCAGCCAGGCCCTGCAGGAAGCACGCCGGCTGGCGCCACAGACCCCCTTCATCTTCCTCTCCGGCGTGTTCGGCGAGGAGCACGCGGTCAACATGATGCGCTCCGGCGCCGTCGACTACGTGCTCAAGCAGAACCTCGGCTTTCTGCCCAAGGCCGTGGAGCGGGCACTGGCCGAAGTCGACGAACGGCGCCGCCGCCTGCAGGCCGAACAGGCCTTGCGCGAGGTCGAGGTGCGCGCGCGCCTGGCCATCGATGCGGCACGCCTGGGCATGTGGGACTACGAACCGCAGAGTGGCACGCTGATCTGGGATCAGCGCTGCCGGGCCATGCTCGGTATCGGCGCGCAGGACCCGGTGGACATGCCGCTGTTCGAACGGCTCTGCCACCCGGAAGACCGCGAGCGGATACGCGAGGAGATCGCCCGCGCCATCGCCGGCGAAGACGGCGGTGAGTACTGCATCACCTACCGCGTGCTTTTCGATGACGACAGCCTGCGCTGGATGGAAACCCGCGGCCAGGCCTTCTTCGAAGGCGAGCAGTGCTCGCGCTTCGTCGGCGTGATGATGGACATCACCGAACAACAGCTGGCGACCCAGACCCTCAGGCAGATGAACGAAACCCTGGGCGAGCGCGTGCAGGAGCGCACCCGCGAACGTGACCGCACCTGGGAGTTGTCCCGCGACCTGCTGGCGGTCACCCACCTGGACATGATGCCGGTCGCGCTCAATCCCATCTGGGAAGACGCCTTCGGTTGGCCGCTGGAACAGCTCATGCAGCACCCGCTGAGCTGGCTGGTGCATCCCGACGATCTGCAGGCGACCCAGGAAGAAAATGCCCGTGTCGGCCAAGGCAAGGTCACCAACCGTTTCGTCAATCGCATGCGCCATCGCGATGGCAGCTATCGCTGGCTGTCCTGGTCGGTGGTCGCCGATGACGGACGCATCTACTCGGCGGCGCGGGACATCACCAGCGAAATCGCCGCGGTCGACAAACTGGCCGAGGCCAACCGCGAGCTGCGCGCGCAAATCCAGGAGCGCGAACGCGTCGAGGCCACGCTGCAGCAGATGCAGCGTCTGGAAGCCGTCGGCCAGCTGACCGCCGGCGTCGCCCATGACTTCAACAACCTGCTGACGGTCATCCTCACCAGCGCCAGCTTTCTGCAGAGCGATCTCGAACAGGGCGCCCCGGCAGAGCGTAGCTTGCGGCGTCTGCAGTACATCCGCGAATCCGGCGAGCGCGGTGCCACGTTGACCAGTCAGCTGCTCGCCTTCGCCCGGCGCCAGCAGCTCACGCCGGCGGCGATCGACCTCAACGACACCCTGGTCAGCCTGCTCAGCCTGCTGAAGAGCACCCTCGGCGGCAGCGTCAGCATCGAGACCGACACCCAGGCCAACATCTGGCACGCGCTGGTGGACCCGACCCAGATCGAGATGATCATCCTCAATCTGGCGATCAATGCTCGCGATGCCATGGGTGACAGCGGGCGACTGACGCTGGGCACGCGCAATGTGGTGGTCAGCGAGGCGGCACTGCGCGCCGAAGACCCCGGCCCAGGCGAGTACGTGGTGCTGTCGGTGACCGATACCGGCACCGGCATGAGCGAGGAAGTGCTGAGCAAGGCGTTCGAGCCCTTCTTCACCACCAAGGAAGTCGGCAAAGGCTCGGGCCTCGGCCTGGCGCAGGTTTTCGGTTTCGCCAAGCAATCCGGTGGCGGTGCCCGTATCGAAAGCCGCGAGGGCGTCGGCACCACGGTCAAGGTATTCCTGCCCCGCACCGCGGCTCCGCAGCAGCAGGAGCCGACCGTGGCTGTGAGTGCCGGCAGCCGCGAAGACAATGCGCAACACAGCATCCTGCTGGTGGACGACGATCCCAGCGTGCGCGAGGTGACCGCACTGATGCTGCAGGATCTCGGCTTCGCGGTGACCGAGGCGGACAGCGGCGACCACGCCTTGCAGCTGCTGGCAGGTGATATCGAAGTCGATCTGCTGCTGGCCGATTTCGCCATGCCGGGGATGAACGGCGGCGAACTGGCCCGCGCCGTGCGCATGCGCCACCCTGAGCTGCCGGTCATTTTCGTGACCGGCTACGCCGAACTGTGCGAACTGGGCCTGGCCGGCTACTCGATCATCCAGAAGCCGTTCCGCGAGGAACAGCTGGCGAACAAAATTTACCTGGCACTCAAGGAAGGCAGCCTGACCGATGGCTGA
- a CDS encoding biliverdin-producing heme oxygenase, translating into MAELRARLRQATAPLHEQVDAAFSSFSLDQPDGYRRFLRAHSRVLSATEIALERAGFADLLDDWPMRVRRHALWADLAELECPPPPALSLPSLSDFASCWGVAYVLEGSRLGGRVLARRIRQANPTAPVRYLEHGDVARLWPAFLARLEQDAASCAWDPMLVAAERTFALFTEAAALEHDCEYV; encoded by the coding sequence ATGGCTGAGCTGCGTGCACGCCTCAGACAAGCCACGGCGCCGCTGCATGAACAGGTCGATGCCGCCTTCTCGAGTTTCAGCCTCGATCAGCCGGATGGCTATCGCCGCTTCCTGCGTGCCCACAGCCGGGTCCTGAGCGCCACGGAGATCGCGCTGGAGCGCGCCGGTTTCGCCGATCTGCTGGACGACTGGCCAATGCGGGTGCGCCGCCATGCCTTGTGGGCCGATCTGGCCGAGCTGGAGTGCCCGCCTCCGCCAGCGCTGTCGCTACCGTCACTGAGCGATTTCGCCAGCTGCTGGGGCGTCGCCTACGTGCTGGAAGGGTCGCGCCTGGGTGGCCGCGTACTCGCACGGCGGATACGCCAGGCCAACCCGACCGCGCCCGTTCGCTACCTCGAGCATGGTGACGTCGCCAGGCTCTGGCCAGCCTTTCTCGCCCGTCTCGAACAGGATGCCGCCAGCTGCGCCTGGGACCCGATGCTGGTCGCCGCCGAACGGACCTTCGCACTGTTCACCGAAGCTGCCGCGCTGGAACACGACTGCGAATACGTCTGA
- the glmS gene encoding glutamine--fructose-6-phosphate transaminase (isomerizing) has product MCGIVGAVAERNITAILLEGLKRLEYRGYDSAGVAVLDENGTLERLRRNGKVAELEQAQQQTQLAGRLGIAHTRWATHGAPCERNAHPHFSGDDLAVVHNGIIENHEALRAQLKEMGYVFLSDTDTEVIVHLLHHKLASLGDLTVALKAAVKELHGAYGLAVISARQPDRLLAARSGSPLVIGLGLGENFLASDQLALRQVTDRFMYLEEGDIAEIRRDAVHIWDVDGQPVQREAVQYHEGAEAADKGEYRHFMLKEIHEQPKVVQRTLEGRLGDHQVLVQAFGPQAAELFAKVRNVQIVACGTSYHAGMVARYWLEELAGIPCQVEVASEFRYRKVVVPSDTLFVTISQSGETADSLAALRNAKARTEQEGRYLASLAICNVGISSLVRESDLTLLTQAGPEIGVASTKAFTTQLVGLLLLTLSLGQVRGTLSPALEAELVDELRRLPTRLGEALAMDATVEKISEHFAEKHHTLFLGRGAQYPVAMEGALKLKEISYIHAEAYPAGELKHGPLALVDADMPVVTVAPNNELLEKLKSNLQEVRARGGELIVFADREAGFDNGEGIFVVNMPHIHDVLAPILYTLPLQLLSYYVAVLRGTDVDQPRNLAKSVTVE; this is encoded by the coding sequence ATGTGTGGCATCGTTGGCGCCGTCGCCGAACGCAACATCACCGCGATCCTTCTCGAGGGCCTCAAGCGCCTGGAATACCGTGGCTATGACAGTGCCGGCGTTGCCGTGCTGGATGAGAACGGCACGCTCGAGCGCCTGCGCCGTAACGGCAAGGTCGCCGAACTGGAACAGGCTCAGCAACAGACGCAGCTGGCCGGCCGCCTGGGCATTGCGCATACCCGCTGGGCGACCCACGGTGCACCCTGCGAGCGCAATGCTCATCCGCATTTCTCCGGTGACGATCTGGCCGTGGTGCACAACGGCATCATCGAGAACCACGAGGCACTGCGGGCTCAACTCAAGGAGATGGGTTACGTATTCCTCTCGGATACCGATACCGAAGTCATCGTGCACCTGCTGCACCACAAGCTCGCTTCGCTTGGCGACCTCACCGTTGCGCTGAAGGCGGCAGTCAAGGAACTGCATGGCGCCTACGGCCTGGCGGTGATCTCGGCCCGCCAGCCCGATCGCCTGCTCGCCGCGCGCAGCGGCAGTCCGTTGGTGATCGGTCTGGGCCTGGGGGAAAACTTCCTCGCTTCCGACCAGCTGGCGCTGCGTCAGGTCACCGACCGTTTCATGTATCTGGAAGAGGGTGACATCGCCGAAATCCGCCGTGATGCGGTGCATATCTGGGATGTCGATGGCCAGCCGGTGCAGCGCGAGGCCGTGCAGTACCACGAAGGTGCCGAAGCGGCGGACAAGGGCGAGTATCGCCACTTCATGCTCAAGGAGATTCACGAGCAGCCGAAGGTCGTGCAGCGCACCCTGGAAGGCCGGCTAGGCGATCATCAGGTGCTGGTGCAGGCGTTCGGACCGCAAGCCGCCGAGCTGTTCGCCAAGGTGCGCAATGTGCAGATCGTCGCCTGCGGCACCAGCTATCACGCCGGCATGGTCGCGCGTTACTGGCTGGAAGAACTGGCCGGTATTCCCTGTCAGGTCGAGGTTGCCAGTGAGTTCCGCTACCGCAAAGTGGTGGTGCCGTCGGACACCCTGTTCGTCACCATCTCCCAATCCGGCGAGACGGCCGATTCGCTTGCAGCGCTGCGCAACGCCAAGGCGCGCACCGAGCAGGAAGGTCGCTATCTGGCCAGCTTGGCGATCTGCAACGTCGGCATCAGTTCGCTGGTACGCGAATCGGACCTGACCTTGCTCACCCAGGCCGGCCCGGAGATCGGCGTGGCTTCGACCAAGGCCTTCACCACCCAGTTGGTCGGCCTGTTGTTGCTGACCCTTTCGCTGGGCCAGGTCCGTGGCACGCTTTCCCCTGCGCTGGAGGCCGAGCTGGTCGACGAGCTGCGCCGGCTGCCGACCCGCCTCGGCGAGGCGCTGGCGATGGACGCTACGGTGGAGAAGATTTCCGAGCACTTCGCCGAGAAGCACCACACCCTGTTCCTCGGCCGCGGCGCGCAGTATCCGGTGGCGATGGAAGGTGCGCTCAAGCTCAAGGAAATCTCCTACATCCATGCCGAGGCCTACCCGGCCGGTGAGCTCAAGCACGGCCCGCTGGCACTGGTGGACGCCGACATGCCGGTGGTCACGGTGGCACCGAACAACGAGTTGCTGGAGAAGCTCAAGTCCAACCTGCAGGAAGTGCGCGCCCGTGGCGGCGAGCTGATCGTCTTTGCCGATCGTGAAGCCGGGTTCGACAACGGTGAAGGGATCTTCGTGGTGAACATGCCGCATATTCACGACGTCCTGGCACCGATCCTCTACACCCTGCCGCTGCAACTGCTGTCGTACTACGTTGCCGTGCTGCGCGGTACCGACGTCGACCAGCCGCGCAACCTCGCCAAGTCCGTCACGGTGGAGTGA
- a CDS encoding DeoR family transcriptional regulator — MSKRNTPQRRHAILALLNERGEVSVDELSRRFETSEVTIRKDLTALGKNGLLLRRYGGAVQLPQELIGDSVQPVSSWKQAIAAAAVGCIREHARVIIDSGTTTAAMIPQLGHRHGLVVMTNSLNVANALRELEHEPVLLMTGGTWDPHSESFQGQVAEQVLRSYDFDQLFIGADGIDLERGTTTFNELLGLSRVMADVAREVIVLAEADKIGRRIPNLELPWSSVHTLITDERLSDEARSSILARGVKLICVAVETNLET; from the coding sequence ATGTCGAAGCGCAACACCCCGCAACGTCGCCACGCGATCCTCGCCTTGCTCAACGAGCGCGGCGAGGTCAGTGTGGATGAGCTGTCGCGGCGCTTCGAAACCTCGGAAGTCACCATCCGCAAGGATCTCACCGCACTCGGGAAGAACGGCCTGCTGCTGCGCCGCTACGGCGGAGCGGTGCAGTTGCCGCAGGAGCTGATCGGCGACAGCGTGCAGCCGGTGTCGTCCTGGAAGCAGGCGATTGCCGCCGCCGCGGTCGGCTGCATTCGCGAGCACGCACGGGTCATCATCGACAGCGGCACCACCACGGCGGCGATGATTCCGCAACTGGGCCACAGGCATGGCCTGGTGGTGATGACCAATTCGTTGAACGTGGCCAATGCCCTGCGTGAGCTGGAGCATGAACCGGTGCTGCTGATGACCGGCGGCACCTGGGACCCGCATTCGGAGTCCTTTCAGGGCCAGGTTGCCGAGCAGGTGCTGCGCTCCTATGACTTCGACCAACTGTTCATCGGTGCAGATGGCATCGATCTGGAGCGGGGCACCACCACCTTCAACGAACTGCTAGGGTTGTCCCGAGTGATGGCCGATGTCGCGCGGGAAGTCATCGTGCTCGCCGAGGCCGACAAGATCGGTCGGCGCATTCCCAATCTCGAGCTGCCTTGGAGCAGCGTGCATACCCTGATCACCGATGAGCGCCTCAGCGACGAGGCGCGCAGCAGCATCCTGGCCCGCGGCGTCAAACTGATCTGCGTGGCCGTCGAAACCAATCTGGAGACCTGA
- the glmU gene encoding bifunctional UDP-N-acetylglucosamine diphosphorylase/glucosamine-1-phosphate N-acetyltransferase GlmU → MSLDIVILAAGQGTRMRSALPKVLHPVAGKSMLGHVIDTARALQPQSIQVVIGHGAEQVRQRLTGDDLAFVIQAEQLGTGHAVAQALPNLSAERVLILYGDVPLIEVETLQRLLQKVGPEQLALLTVKLDDPTGYGRIVRDARGEVQAIVEHKDASDEQKAIREGNTGILAVPGNRVGEWLGRLSNSNAQGEYYLTDVIAMAVADGLRVATEQPLDAMEVQGANDRIQLAELERHYQLRAARRLMAQGVTLRDPARFDLRGEVDVGRDVLIDVNVILEGKVTIEDDVQIGPNCVIKDSTLRRGAIVKANSHLEGAVVGEGADCGPFARLRPGSVLGAKAHVGNFVELKNATLGDGAKAGHLSYLGDAEIGARSNIGAGTITCNYDGANKFRTVMGEDVFIGSNSSLVAPLNLGDGATTGAGSTITEDVPAHTLGLGRGRQRNIEGWQRPKKQS, encoded by the coding sequence ATGTCTCTCGATATCGTCATTCTCGCCGCAGGCCAGGGCACGCGCATGCGTTCGGCGCTGCCCAAGGTGCTGCATCCGGTCGCCGGAAAATCCATGCTCGGGCATGTCATCGACACGGCCCGTGCGCTGCAGCCGCAAAGCATCCAGGTGGTCATCGGCCACGGTGCCGAGCAGGTGCGCCAGCGGCTGACCGGCGATGATCTAGCCTTCGTCATCCAGGCCGAGCAGCTGGGAACTGGCCATGCCGTGGCCCAGGCGTTGCCGAATCTGTCGGCCGAGCGCGTGCTGATCCTCTACGGTGACGTACCGCTGATCGAAGTTGAAACCCTGCAGCGTCTGTTGCAGAAGGTCGGGCCGGAGCAGCTGGCGTTGCTGACGGTGAAGCTGGACGACCCAACCGGCTATGGCCGCATCGTCCGTGATGCGCGCGGCGAAGTGCAGGCCATCGTCGAGCACAAGGATGCCAGCGACGAGCAGAAGGCGATCCGCGAGGGCAATACTGGCATTCTCGCCGTACCGGGCAACCGTGTCGGCGAATGGCTCGGCCGCCTGTCCAACAGCAATGCCCAGGGCGAGTATTACCTGACCGACGTGATCGCCATGGCCGTGGCTGACGGTCTGCGCGTCGCCACCGAACAGCCGCTGGACGCCATGGAAGTGCAAGGCGCCAACGACCGCATCCAGCTGGCGGAGCTGGAACGCCACTACCAGCTGCGTGCCGCTCGCCGTTTGATGGCCCAAGGCGTGACGCTGCGCGATCCGGCGCGTTTCGATCTGCGTGGCGAGGTGGACGTCGGGCGAGACGTGCTGATCGACGTCAACGTCATCCTCGAAGGCAAGGTGACCATCGAGGACGATGTGCAGATCGGACCGAACTGCGTGATCAAGGACAGCACGCTGCGCCGCGGTGCGATCGTCAAGGCCAACTCCCATCTCGAAGGTGCGGTGGTCGGCGAAGGTGCCGATTGCGGCCCGTTCGCGCGGCTGCGTCCGGGCAGCGTGCTCGGTGCCAAGGCGCACGTGGGCAATTTTGTCGAACTGAAGAACGCGACCCTGGGCGATGGCGCCAAGGCCGGTCATCTGAGCTACCTGGGCGACGCCGAGATCGGCGCGCGGAGCAATATCGGCGCTGGGACAATCACCTGCAACTACGACGGCGCCAACAAGTTCAGGACAGTGATGGGCGAGGATGTCTTCATCGGCTCCAACAGTTCGCTGGTTGCACCGCTGAATCTGGGGGATGGCGCGACGACCGGCGCCGGTTCGACGATCACCGAGGACGTACCGGCGCATACTCTGGGCCTCGGCCGCGGCCGCCAACGAAATATCGAAGGCTGGCAGCGACCGAAGAAGCAGTCGTAG
- a CDS encoding F0F1 ATP synthase subunit epsilon codes for MAMTVHCDIVSAEEELFSGLVEMVVAHGNLGDIGVLPGHAPLLTDLKPGPVRVIKQGGDEEIFYISGGFIEVQPNMVKVLADTATRAKDIDEAAAQAAVKAAEKALHEKGAEFDYGSAAARLAEAAAQLRTIEAMRKKYGRH; via the coding sequence ATGGCTATGACAGTGCATTGCGACATCGTCAGTGCGGAAGAAGAGCTGTTCTCGGGGCTGGTGGAAATGGTCGTCGCCCACGGCAACCTGGGTGACATCGGCGTTCTGCCGGGTCACGCGCCGCTGCTGACCGATCTCAAGCCGGGTCCGGTTCGAGTGATCAAGCAGGGTGGTGACGAGGAGATCTTCTACATCTCCGGCGGCTTCATCGAAGTGCAGCCGAACATGGTGAAGGTTCTCGCCGATACCGCTACGCGCGCCAAGGACATCGACGAAGCTGCCGCTCAGGCTGCCGTCAAAGCTGCCGAGAAGGCCCTGCACGAGAAGGGCGCGGAGTTCGATTACGGCTCCGCCGCCGCTCGTCTGGCCGAGGCCGCAGCCCAGCTGCGGACCATCGAGGCAATGCGCAAGAAGTACGGCCGGCACTGA